From the genome of Clostridia bacterium:
ACAGCGACAACGATAAGCGCGAATACCACAATGGCTATAACCGGTCCACGGCTTCGACGTCTGCGTTTCTTTTTCATAAAAACAGCCCCTTTGTTTGATTCTTTTTTTGCGGCGCGAGCCGCTGATTATTTACATATAAAAAGTGACGATCATTATTTTCTTTCTTTTAAAATATGACGTATATCGTCTCCGTAAAGCTCCAATACGGTAAAGCTGCCCATAATGCGCGAATATATGCGCTCGTCATAAAGCTCGCTTATGTCATTGGGAGAAAGATTTGTGCTGATGATCATTTTTTTGTTGTTCATAAGACGACCGTTTATTATTGAAAAGAGCGCGGCGCGCACAAACGGAGTCGTAAACTCACTGCCGAGGTCGTCGATTATAAGAAGGTCGCACTGTGAAAGGCGTTCGGTGCGGTAAAGCGCTTCGTCGCTCGTGCGCCCGAATCGCACGTCTTCCATAAGCGCGAAGATAACTCCCGCAGTCTCATAGACTACGTCGAATCCGTCGTCGATAAGGGCATGGGCTATGGCGCTGGAAAGATGAGTCTTGCCAAGTCCGTTTTTGCCCGTAAAGAGAAGGTTTTGGCGTGATTTTGAAAAATCACGCACGAAAACACGGCAGGCCTTCAGCACAAGCTCTGCGTTCTCGCGCGGGGTATAGTCGGCGGACAGCGCTTCGCCCGTATAGAGCGAGGTGTCGAAGCTTTCAAACGTTGTGTCGGGCATATGCATTGAAAGATTGAACGTCTTGTGCGCTTCTGCCCTTAAAGCGTCGGCATAGCAGGAGCACATCCTGGAGCCGATGAAGCCGGCGTCATTGCATTTTTCGCAGGAATATTTAATGTCAAGATAATCCGAAGGATATCCGTATGACGACAAAAGATCAAGCCTTTCTTTTTGAAGAGCGAGGCTTTTTTTCTCGGCCTCTTTCGCCGCCGAAGCCGTATCCTTGCCGGAAGCCACGGCGCCGATAAGCTCGGATGCCGCAGAAGAAAGCTCATACTCGATCTGTGAAAAGCGCGCGTCTTTTTTTGCGGCTTCGGCGCGGTTGGCTATATACCGCTCCTCGGCCGAAGCGCGTTTTTTTTCAAAGGCGTCGTTTACGTTTTTAAATATCTGTTTTGAATATCTTATACTCATATATTCTCATCC
Proteins encoded in this window:
- a CDS encoding ATP-binding protein; translated protein: MSIRYSKQIFKNVNDAFEKKRASAEERYIANRAEAAKKDARFSQIEYELSSAASELIGAVASGKDTASAAKEAEKKSLALQKERLDLLSSYGYPSDYLDIKYSCEKCNDAGFIGSRMCSCYADALRAEAHKTFNLSMHMPDTTFESFDTSLYTGEALSADYTPRENAELVLKACRVFVRDFSKSRQNLLFTGKNGLGKTHLSSAIAHALIDDGFDVVYETAGVIFALMEDVRFGRTSDEALYRTERLSQCDLLIIDDLGSEFTTPFVRAALFSIINGRLMNNKKMIISTNLSPNDISELYDERIYSRIMGSFTVLELYGDDIRHILKERK